In Aquincola tertiaricarbonis, the genomic stretch TGCTTCGCCCGGCATTTGTCCACCACTGTGGATAACCCACGCTTCCCCGACGCGGGGACGGGTAGAATGCACCCGCTCTAAGAAGAGTTTTCCACAATGAGCGCAGACCTCTGGCAGCGCGGGTGCGAGCGGTTGGCCGCCGAGCTGCCTGAACAACAATTCAACACCTGGATCCGGCCCCTGCCGCCCGCTGACGTCTCCGACGATGGCGAGGATGGCGTGGTGGCCGCCGTGCGTGTGCCCAACCGGTTCAAGCTCGACTGGATCCGGTCGCAATACGCCTCCCGCATCGAAGGCGTGCTGACCGACCTGGCCGGCAAGCCGGTGCGGCTGGAACTGATGCTGGCCCAGCGCGACGCCGCGCTGGTGCGGCCCACGGCCGACAGCGCCGCCACGCGCGTGGCCCCGGGCGGCCTGGCCGCCGGCGCCAACGGCGCGGCGACCCAGGGTGGCGTGCCTGCCGGCGCGGCCGCCAGCGTCGGCGCACCGGCAGTGGCCATCAGCCGGCCGCCGGCACCGGCGTCTTCGGTGCACCGGCTCAACACCGCGCTCACCTTCGACACCCTGGTGCCCGGCCGCGCCAACCAGATGGCGCGCACCGCCGCGCTGCACGTGGCCGGCGCGCCCGGCCACATGTACAACCCGCTGTTCATCTACGGCGGCGTGGGCCTGGGCAAGACGCACCTGATCCACGCCGTGGGCAACGCGCTGCTGCGCGACCGGCCCGACGCTCGGGTGCTGTACCTGCATGCCGAGCAGTTCATCTCCGACGTGGTGAAAAACTACCAGCGCAAGACCTTCGACGAGCTGAAGGCCAAGTACCACAGCCTCGATCTGCTGCTGATCGACGACGTGCAGTTCTTCGCTGGCAAGGAGCGCACGCAGGAGGAGTTCTTCAACGCCTTCGAGGCGCTGGTGGCCAAGCGCTCGCACATCATCATGACCAGCGACACCTACCCCAAGGGGCTGGTGGACATCGACGAGCGGCTGACCAGCCGCTTCGACGCCGGCCTGACGGTGGCGATCGAGCCGCCCGAGCTGGAAATGCGGGTGGCCATCCTGATCAAGAAGGCCGAGGCCGAAGCCTCGCCCATGCCCGAGGACGTGGCCTTCTTCATCGCCAAGAACGTGCGCGCCAACGTGCGCGAGCTTGAAGGCGCCCTGCGCAAGGTGCTGGCGTACTCACGCTTCAGCCACAAGGACA encodes the following:
- the dnaA gene encoding chromosomal replication initiator protein DnaA codes for the protein MSADLWQRGCERLAAELPEQQFNTWIRPLPPADVSDDGEDGVVAAVRVPNRFKLDWIRSQYASRIEGVLTDLAGKPVRLELMLAQRDAALVRPTADSAATRVAPGGLAAGANGAATQGGVPAGAAASVGAPAVAISRPPAPASSVHRLNTALTFDTLVPGRANQMARTAALHVAGAPGHMYNPLFIYGGVGLGKTHLIHAVGNALLRDRPDARVLYLHAEQFISDVVKNYQRKTFDELKAKYHSLDLLLIDDVQFFAGKERTQEEFFNAFEALVAKRSHIIMTSDTYPKGLVDIDERLTSRFDAGLTVAIEPPELEMRVAILIKKAEAEASPMPEDVAFFIAKNVRANVRELEGALRKVLAYSRFSHKDINIALAREALKDLLSIQNRQVSVENIQKTVADFYKIKIADMYSKKRPASIARPRQIAMYLAKEMTQKSLPEIGELFGGRDHTTVLHAVRKIGGERQKNTELNQQLHVLEQTLKG